In a single window of the Bos javanicus breed banteng chromosome 16, ARS-OSU_banteng_1.0, whole genome shotgun sequence genome:
- the LRRN2 gene encoding leucine-rich repeat neuronal protein 2, with product MRLLVAPLLLAWVAGATATVPVVPWHVPCPPGCACQIRPWYTPRSSYREATTVDCNDLFLTAVPPALPAGTQTLLLQSNSIVRVDQSELGYLANLTELDLSQNSFSDPRDCDLRALPQLLSLHLEENQLTRLEDHSFAGLASLQELYLNHNQLYRIAPRAFAGLSNLLRLHLNSNLLRAVDNRWFEMLPSLEILMIGGNKVDAILDMNFRPLANLRSLVLAGMNLREISDYALEGLQSLESLSFYDNQLARVPRRALEQVPGLKFLDLNKNPLQRVGPGDFANMLHLKELGLNNMEELVSIDKFALVNLPELTKLDITNNPRLSFIHPRAFRHLPQMETLMLNNNALSALHQQTVESLPNLQEVGLHGNPIRCDCVIRWANATSTRVRFIEPQSTLCAEPPDLQRLPVREVAFREMTDHCLPLISPRSFPPRLQVASGDSLLLHCRALAEPEPEIYWVTPAGVRLTAAWAGRKYRVYPEGTLELRRVTAQEAGLYTCVAQNLVGADTKTVSVVVGRAPLQRGRDEAWGLELRVQETHPYHILLSWVSPPNTVSTNLTWASASTLRGHRATALARLPRGTHSYNITRLLQATEYWACLQVAFADAHTQLACVWARTTEAAPCRRGLGDRPGLIAILALAVLLLAAGLAAQLGAGQPRQSVGGRPLLPVWAFWGWSAPSARVVSAPLVLHWNPGRKWPRSSEGATRSPPPSQNS from the coding sequence ATGAGGCTCCTCGTGGCCCCCCTTTTGCTAGCGTGGGTGGCTGGTGCCACTGCCACAGTGCCCGTGGTACCTTGGCACGTGCCCTGCCCCCCTGGGTGTGCCTGCCAGATCCGGCCCTGGTATACCCCCCGATCGTCCTACCGCGAGGCCACCACCGTGGACTGCAATGACCTATTCCTGACGGCGGTCCCCCCAGCGCTGCCTGCAGGCACACAGACCCTGCTTCTGCAGAGCAACAGCATCGTCCGCGTGGACCAGAGTGAACTGGGCTACCTGGCCAATCTCACGGAGCTGGACCTGTCCCAGAACAGCTTTTCAGACCCCCGAGACTGTGATCTCCGTGCCCTGCcccagctgctgagcctgcaccTGGAGGAGAACCAGCTGACCCGGCTGGAGGACCACAGCTTCGCGGGGCTGGCCAGCCTGCAGGAGCTCTATCTCAACCACAACCAGCTGTACCGCATCGCCCCCAGGGCCTTCGCGGGGCTCAGCAACCTCCTACGGCTACACCTCAACTCCAACCTGCTGCGGGCCGTTGACAACCGCTGGTTCGAGATGCTGCCCAGCCTGGAGATCCTCATGATTGGCGGCAACAAGGTGGATGCCATCCTGGACATGAACTTCCGGCCCCTGGCCAACCTGCGCAGCCTGGTGCTCGCGGGCATGAACCTGCGGGAGATCTCTGACTATGCCCTGGAGGGGCTGCAAAGCCTCGAGAGCCTCTCCTTCTACGACAACCAGCTGGCCCGTGTGCCCCGGCGGGCGCTGGAGCAGGTGCCAGGGCTCAAGTTCCTAGACCTGAACAAGAACCCACTCCAGCGGGTGGGGCCCGGGGACTTTGCCAACATGTTGCACCTCAAGGAGCTGGGGCTGAACAACATGGAGGAACTGGTCTCCATCGACAAATTTGCCCTGGTCAACCTCCCCGAGCTGACCAAGCTGGACATCACCAACAACCCTCGGCTCTCGTTCATCCACCCCCGAGCCTTCCGCCACCTGCCCCAGATGGAGACCCTCATGCTCAACAACAATGCTCTCAGTGCCTTGCACCAGCAGACCGTGGAGTCCCTGCCCAACCTGCAGGAGGTGGGTCTCCATGGCAACCCCATCCGCTGCGACTGTGTCATCCGCTGGGCTAACGCCACCAGCACCCGCGTCCGCTTCATCGAGCCCCAGTCCACGCTGTGTGCCGAGCCCCCAGACCTTCAGCGCCTCCCAGTGCGGGAGGTGGCCTTCCGGGAGATGACGGACCACTGCCTGCCCCTCATCTCCCCCCGCAGCTTCCCCCCGCGCCTCCAGGTGGCCAGCGGAGACAGCCTGCTGCTGCACTGCCGGGCGCTGGCGGAGCCCGAGCCCGAGATCTACTGGGTGACTCCCGCTGGGGTTAGGCTGACGGCCGCCTGGGCGGGCCGCAAGTACCGGGTGTACCCCGAGGGGACACTGGAGCTGCGGAGGGTGACAGCGCAAGAAGCAGGGCTGTACACCTGTGTGGCCCAGAACCTGGTTGGGGCCGACACGAAGACGGTTAGTGTGGTTGTCGGCCGGGCCCCGCTGCAACGCGGCAGAGACGAGGCGTGGGGGCTGGAGCTCCGAGTTCAGGAGACCCACCCCTACCACATCCTGCTGTCTTGGGTCTCCCCACCCAACACAGTCTCCACCAACCTCACCTGGGCCAGCGCCTCCACCCTCCGGGGCCACAGGGCCACCGCGCTGGCCCGCCTGCCACGGGGCACCCACAGCTACAACATCACGCGCCTCCTTCAGGCCACGGAGTACTGGGCCTGCCTGCAGGTGGCCTTCGCGGATGCCCACACCCAGTTGGCCTGTGTGTGGGCCAGGACTACAGAGGCCGCCCCTTGCCGCAGAGGCTTAGGGGACCGGCCCGGGCTCATAGCCATCCTGGCTCTCGCCGTCCTCCTGCTGGCAGCCGGGCTGGCAGCCCAGCTTGGCGCCGGCCAGCCCAGGCAGAGCGTGGGTGGGCGGCCCCTGCTCCCAGTCTGGGCTTTCTGGGGCTGGAGCGCCCCTTCTGCCCGGGTGGTCTCGGCACCCCTCGTCCTGCACTGGAATCCAGGGAGGAAGTGGCCCAGGTCCTCCGAAGGGGCGACTCGGTCCCCGCCACCGTCACAGAATTCCTGA